AATTTAATCATGTATGAATATGAAAAAGAAATGATGGTACTGGAGGGAAGAAGGCGCCAAATCCTAAACAACAATGGCTCCAGGATTTCTATATGGATGGTAAGTCAACAACCACAAGGCTCTAGCAATCCTAATAGATCTGCGCATTACTTCATATCCTTTTTCTGTTCAATAATCTAATGCACTATCTATTGTTTATTTGATCAAGAAAAATTTCATTCCACAAACTTTGACAAGACACTCGACAAAGGGACCAAGGGCTACTCCTGCCATGATCCCAAGCATTTTTGAAAAAAAGAGTTTGCTCCCAGTAAATTATCTATACCAACTTTTCAGACAGTATCGGACCCTAAGGGCTTTGTATGGAAAGGCAAATATTGGGCGTAAACCTCACATACCCAAATAAGCTCCAAAGCTGTTTTGTACAAATTTGCGCAGAATAATACATTTCACAAAGATGGCATAGAGCATAGGCATAGTATCAGGTCTGTACCTCAAAATCAGGTGCCAGGTCATCATCTAAAATGAAATTATCGTCTTCAAACCAGGACGTAATCCCTTCCCCTCTAGCTTCAAGCATAGAGGTAGAAGCCTGCATAAAACCTAAAAACAAACAGTAAATATCAAACAGCATTAGCAGCACTGAGAACAAAGCAATCTCATCATACACAATAGGCCACTTCTCACTCAACATCTGTTATGTTCAGCACGGAAATGAATCTGAGAATCCACATATCAATTTGCCAATGGAACTAAACGGTGACCAGTGATTATTTTGGTAGTAATTTTTAACACTGAACCTGACCAACACAGGACATCTGCTCAACTCAAGTGCTAATCGGAGCATGTAATTACTAGTTTCCTACTGAAATGCAAAGGATACCTTCTGATGTTTGGCATACTCGATTCTAAGTTGGCATTGGAGGTAAGAAGATTTTCTTAAAGTGTTCATAGTACGATTTCAATCATGTTTAGAGGAAGGATCGCAGGGATCACCAAATTGGCCTAAGCATGGTTGAGACGATCAACTGAATGAGGTTAGTCAATGTACAGATAGGTGAGACTAGAAGTCCCAGACGAAGCTCGGCGGGGCTGCCTTACCAAATGACGAATCCTGGGAGGCGAGCAGGCCCGCCGCGGCGAGGCCCCGGTCCTCgcggggctgggcccgcgcctgcTCGAGCAGGTAGGAGAAGTCGGCGCCCTTGCTGCGCGGCGCCACCTCGCCGGTCCATTCTGCGGGGTCTTCGGCCTCGGGTTCGGACTCGTAGCGGTCCCAGTTGGAGGGGAGGTTGCGGCTGCGAGGGGCGGAGGTGGAGGACCCGCCGCTGGCTGCAGCTGCGCGCTTCTGCTtgtgcgccgccgccgcggcgggGGTCTGGTGGGTGCGGCGGCCGTGCACCGTGTGCGAGCGCTTCGACCTCGCCGCCGCCTTGGGATCCATTGGGGGAGGGTTTCGCGGTGCGCTTCGGCTTCGGTGGTGTGTTTCTTCTTTTTGCAGTTTAACCCCCAACACTCTACACAAGAAGATGAGACAAAGCTCATAAAGGTTTGATCTGTAAATGAACAGGGGTGTTTCTATAATTGTGTACTTTCCCAAGGGCGTTCAAGCTTCTACGACCTCAGGACAGTTCCACAGACCAGCCCAAGCAAAACCCCTTCGCTTCactcccggcggcggcggcggcgatgcgcTTCACGGCGTCTCCGGTGGTAGAGCTCCCGGTGGGCGGCGCGGTGCTGAGCTTCGAGCAGGACAACGACTCCTTCGAGGTGGGCACCTCCGTCTGGAACTCCTCCCTGGTCCTCGTCAAGTTCGCCGAGCGCTGCCTCAGGGACCCTGCCCTCCCCTTCGCCGACGCCCTCCGCTTCCCGGGAACCCGCGCCATCGAGCTCGGCTCCGGATGCGGGCCCGCCGGCATGGGGCTCTCCCGCCTCGGCCTCGCCGACCTCGTGCTCACCGACATCGCCGCCGTGCTCCCCGCGCTCCGCcgtaacctccgccgcaaccgctgCCACCTCGCCCGCGCGCCCCGCCTCGCCCAGCTCCACTGGAACTGCCCCGCGCACCTCGCCCAGCTCGCCTCCCCGCGCCGGTTCGACCTCGTTGTCGCCGCCGATGTCGTCTACGTCCAGGAGTCGGTGCCCCACCTCGTCGCGGCCATGGACGCGCTCGCTGACGCCGAGCGCGGCGTCGTGCTCCTCGGCTACCAGATCCGGTCCCCCGAGGCACACCAGGCGTTCTGGGAAGCTGTGCCCGCCGCCTTCCCGGTGATCGAGAAGGTGCCGCGTGAGCACCTCGACCCGGATTACGCCTTTGAGGAATCCGATGTGTTCATACTCCGCAGGAGGCCGAGGCAGTGAGATTGTTGTATCGCGAAGCATTTTGCTCGTCACTTACAGAGAAGGTTTGCAATAATTGCTTATTCAGTTCAAATGTATGAGCATTCAGTAGGGATGGCTGGTAAAGATATCTGATAGAAATTGTCAGAAATTCAGCTTCATGTGTTAGTATGATACGTTGTTAATCGACATTATGCTGGTTGTTGCTAGAGTTGATGCAACAAATTAAATTTGTACTCTGCTTTTGTGTTCAAATCTAATCTTTTCTGAGAGTAACAAACAACTCAGGATGCTTTCTCGGATTACTATGAGATGGAAAACTGAATAAGAGATAATTGAATTTTACTTTCAATTGGGCCTGGTCATGCCTCAAGTATGCAATTTATCTAGTTGAGTACGCTGAGGATTGTGTCATGTCTTCTGTAGTTTAAATCAGATGTGTTTCTGGTTTATGCAGTATTGGACTATTGGTATAACTATGGTTTAACTTGCTTGCAATTAATCTgataaatttgtgaaagaacaactAATTTTGGCCTTTTGGGAAATATGATGCTTATAGCAGCTTTGAACTTAACTATCATGACTTTGTTTCTACTTGTGTCGTAAGTTTAATACTCCCTCcagttcaaaataaaaaaatggatgtatctagacatattttagtgtgtagatacatctatTTTTGGGCAGTTattttgaaccggagggagtaggtTGATGAGCCGATCTCTGTAATAAGTTATGAAGAGTCATTGCTATATATTAAGCTTGGGGCACTCCTTTAACCACATTATGCAGGAGAATAAAATTTCAGGTGTTTTGTGCTGTAAACATGTTGGGTTTTTCATGTTCGTCATAATTTTTATTTATTGCACTGTGTGATTGATAAGGAAATATATGTGTAGACTTGATGGTGTTATGGTCGTTCAGCATTCTAATCCTGTTATGGTCGTTAAGCATTCTAATCCTTAACTTTTGTGTTGAAATCAAATCTTTTCTGGGAGTAAATTTATATGTATCTAGACTTGTTTTATATAAATCCACAAAAGCATGTCTCAACTTTATGCTTTCTGTGGTTACTACTCCTTCCATCTACAAAAGGATGTCTCAACTTTATGTAATTTATatgtatctagacgtgttttagGGTGTAGATTCATAcaaatctagacaaagttgagacatccttTTGTGGATGGAGAGAGTATATGAATTGATGGAAAACTGGAAGTTTCCCTTTTCCTAGCTAGGATATTAGTTGATTTTACTTTAAATTGAGACTGGCCACGCCACAAGTATGCATACTCATCTAGTTGAGTAGGCTGAGATGATTTTTTTCTCATGTCTTGTGTTGTTCAAAGCAAATTAGTTGCCATTATGGCTCATGACATATTCGTCGAACGATGGTTGAACTTGGTTGCCACTTTGCCAGTTACCTGATAAGAATTGTAAAACACCGCTATTTTTGGCCTTCCTGCAATCGCAATGCTTATAGCAGGTTGAACTTAGAtatcatgttctgcttgtgtttctGTCAATGTGGACATGTCCCTTTGCCCTCTCGAAATAGTGTTGAGTGCCAGGTGTGCCCTTGAATGATACTAATTGAATCTCATTTGCCTTCTTTTTACTGTTAGGTGTTGAAGTGAAGGGAGGACTGAATTCAAGGGAGGGCGATTGTCCATCATGGTCTGTATGTGCCACTGAAACGTGAAACGAACTGGAAAGGTCTGGATGTGCCACTGAAACGTGAAACAAACTCGAATGCTGAGTTGATTTGCACATATGCATAGGTCCAGCATGAAGTGTATCTCTTACTTAGGTGATTTTTCTTGGGGAGCTGTATACCACATAGGAATCAGATGATGAAACATGTTTCCCTCTTGAGTAGACCTCCTGATATATTTGTAGCATTCTGTATGGTCAGCCTGATGTTGAGCTGCTCACTAGGTACTGTGAACAAACATTCGAAACCAGCTTCCACTAGCTAACCTGGCTTAACCCAGGATGCTGTACAGTAAACCTAGAGGAGTGAGGACGAATGCAGCAAGCATGTTGTTTCTATCCGAAGGTTTTGCATTATTATTATTTTCAACCGAGAGGAATGAGGCAGGTTATGAGCGGCTGTCAAAAGTATCGATATATGAGTTGCTTAACAGAGTTAACTAGATGATACCCTGCGCGTTGCAGCGGGAAATTGAGAAATAATTTAATGGGACTAAAGAAAAAGAACATGATAAGCTCAAATATTGAGTGGTACATTGTAGACCAGTCACATGAAACTGCCTCTAACTGCATCTGATCAAGTCACATGTCACCAGCACCTGTACATTTGATTGCTTTGAACAGGATTTCACTGATTTCAGGCAAGAACAAAGATTCTTTGAAGTTGATTACGAATGACTCACAGTAAGTGAATATTTTTTCTTTTACTAAGGATGAGCTCCTTTCTAATCTGTTTTGCACATATGTACATTCAAATTAAGAGTGCCAAATTCACTTGAGATATTTTACAGATCAAAGAAGCATGTTCTGAGATACATAAAAAAGAGAGACAATAAAGCATCCTAAATCATGCAAAATGCATGTCTGAACCAAATTAGGACACAGAAATGGGAAATGAAAGGTAGCTCTCAAGATAAAGAATATAACACGCATCTGAATGCATGCCAGATTTCGGAACTATGAGAACAATTATACAAACTGGAGTAGCTAGCGATGTCAATTGTTTACATCTCATGAGCCCAAAACATGCAGAATCTGACGCCCTTATCTCTAAAATCAGATGGTTGTACACCACATTTCTGCACTTTCCTTCCTAAAATCACATCATCGTAGGTTTAATTAGTAGAAAAAGTCTATATGAAAAATACATTTATGAGCCAGTTAATCCGTGAAATCTGCCTTGCATAAGATTGCATAACTTGTTTTTTTTTGCAGGGAGATTACATAACTTGTTGGAGACCTAAAAGACGGGACCTGGCATATCTAGTTACTGTTTTTACAGCTACATACCTAGTTGCTTTGTATATGAATGATAGCAAAATCAGATGTTCAGAAACATGGGAAGAAATAACCTCTGACATGAGTTTTTGACCCCAATGCGCCACGTCCAGTATACATGTGTGATACCGTTTATTAACTCAATCGAGTTGATACTCGGATTGGGTTGCGCATGTGTTTTGTGAAGCCAAACAAATATCAAGATACGGAAGAAGTATCCAGGGATGGACCGTTTCCAGGGATGGCATGAACAATATTGCACAGAGTTGGCAGAAGCATGCCAATAGGAATCCTCAAGAACTTCATAGTCATCTTGACTTGAATAAGAAATAAAGTTAACATGATATATAATTTAAGAGACACAACACTAAGTATCAGGTAATAATAAAATGATCAATCCAATTTACCACAACAATAGCCCTGCAGCAAGGTAGAGGCATTATCAGATCACCAATATCATGGAAAAGGCTGTGCAAAATTATAGAAGTATCAAGGTATGAAGCAAACGATCATGGACTGAAAGTATGTGTTGATAATCATGCAGCAAGAAAAAATCAGGATGAAAAAAAAGCGAATCTGTGATAGACTAAAGTACATCTTCTTGCTAACCTATGCTGCTGGAAGAAAGAGAGATTGCTCGTGCGTGAACCATTGATATTCGATGGAATACAAACACACGTTTAGTTGTTGCCTGCACTATGGACCCATCGAGGCACCTGCAAGGCTGACAATGAAAACAAATCACAGTAGGGATCAGATAAACAACAATTGGAAGTACTACAGTCATTATTGAGCAACTCCTGATTACCACTGTCTTTTTTACGAATCTCACTTCCCATATCTTATTTACCAGGACGGTTTCTTCTGTTACTTCTAAATGACATAACACTATTCAAATTAAATGCATGGATAAATCAACGCTTCATATCTCAATTCCCAAGACTTCCAAAGATAGGTTGCACGGTACAGGTCCAAACGGGACGAATTTATCTATAAGAAGTTTGCATCCTGCGAGAAAGATTAAAATGTTAGAAGAGAAACCAACAAATTTAACTCAGATAAATTGTGTAGAAGAAACTCGAGGCCTGTGTAAGATCGGCTGTTGCTGCTCTGTGAGTGACACCACGATCAGATATGCCTTGTAGCGACAAAACCAGAGCACATGACTTGACCTGCAATACTTGCTTAGGCAGCAAAACAATCCATTGACACTCCAGCACGAATCTAAGATTGGGACTTGGAAATGAGTAGGCGCTCTGCAGTATCAGCAGTCAGTTGACGTGATGATGGCCAACAGACCGGGAAGTCAATGACTCAAAGAAATCTCCCGCGAGCAGACAACAATGCGAAGAAATCCAAAGAAATCAGGAGAGGAGACATAATCCAATTGAATCCGGAGTACGGGTAGAACTGTGAGCATATTTCCAGCGGGAGCTCAACCTCGAAATTGGGAATATATATGGAGGGTTGAGGGATTGGAAAATTAAAGGAGGAATTAGAACGGGGAGCGGCCAGATGCAACCCTGGAGGTCGTTTGATTGATGCGGATGCGGATGGCAACATGGCCTGATTTTTAACCTGGAGGGACGGCAACGACAGATGAGTTCCAATGAGCATTTTCCACTCTTTGAATGTTGGGATTAGTGCGTTTTTATGACTATTAAGCCATCGCTCCACATTGGTGGCCTCGtggggacgacgacgacgaacggTCGTGGtggcggaggaagaggaacagagaTGTTCATCTTCTTTTGGGACAATGTCCAGCGAGTGGGCCAGCGAGGTTGCGAGCCCATTTTGTGGAGGCGCGTGGGTCTGGCGACAGGTACTGTCGGTCAGCTCCTCCCGACTCCCGTGGGTGTGGCGATGAAGCTGTTGTGGTTTGGCTCGTGCCGTGTCGTCTGGGTATAAAAAACGTGGCCTACAGCTGGGAACAATGAGGGAAGGTAAAGATTCTTAATCAGGTGACGTGGCTCGTTGTGAGACCAGCAAAATGGGGCCATCTATTAAGAAAGAGAAGATATGAAACCGTTAACCTGATCATGGCTAGATGAATGATTTAAATTGTTTGGGTTTTACGACCTCTTGCTTGATTACTGTTACTCGCTCCGTTCACTAATTAAGACCTTTTAAATATTTTAGCCAAGAGGTCTTACATTTAATAAGAAGAACCGAAGGTGAAAATAAAAGCAGCACCCATCTACGTATCCTCGATAATTAGAGGTATGGCTTGGGCCAATCTTATTCAATTAAACCAAAAAGGgctgatggagaaggaaaaacATTCTATAACTATTACATTAATAAGGCAAGGAACTTCTTGAAAGAAAGACAATTGGTATTTCGTGAAAATCTGTTGCATGGAGGTCAAACCGCTTCAAATATCGTACATGGATTCTGACAATGCAAGGGGGGTGGGAACTTATGTATCTCCTTCTCAAACTCGATCGCCTTTTTGGGGAGAATAAAAGGACAATCTTTTCCCATTTTTTCTATATCAGGGCCCTTATTGGCTTCAATGGCCTTTTCATTAGTGAAAAGAGAAAGTATTATTTtgcggttttgctatgtctcagccAAAAGAAAGTGTGCTACCATAGTGGGAAAAAGTGCAACTCGTTTTTGGTTGCACTTTTCTAGTATAACAATAcaagttgcacttttctttaaaTTAGGGTTGTAATTTTATTTTAGACTTAAAAAAATCAATAGACAAACCCATTATTTTTGAGAATGTTCCTTGGATTAGAGCATCTCTATGGGATCCCGTAAACATGCGGAAACTGTAAAATAATGGTTAGTTTTTAGTTTTCGTCAAAAAAGGGCGCGGATGAGATCCGTAAACATGGTCTTTTGCAAGATCAGTTTGCCATTGTTCGCGGTCCTGCTTTTTTTGGGGACAAAAAAATCATTAAAAacatcatgacatgttgtgtgattcttcacaatATGATAATCGAAGATGAGAAATGGTTAAACTCGGAGTTCTTTTATGAAAATGTTGGTAGCCTCTTGCAAACAAAAAAGAAACCCCAATCGTATTCAAGCATTTCTTGAGTCGCATTGGCAAACTGAAGATTCGGTCACACATACGCAGCTCACCCTTGATCTCATCGAGCGCTAGTGGCAGATACATGGAAGAAAGTGATGTCTCCTCTTCAttcatttcattttctttttatttgtctGTGAGATGAACAACTATTTGCTATCGAAACCATTCAGTACTTGTTTAATTATTTGATTTATACTATTGTTTTAATTTTACGTGAAGAATATTCCGACGTTCTAAACATTCATTTGTCTAACCTATGTTCCAGTCATATTTAAATTTGATGTGCAAAATGATAGTGCGAAACTTTTATTTGGTTCCGTCTAAGCtggcgcggaacaaatcccgcgAACTCAACCCGCAAAACTTAATTTTGCGGGATTTGTTCCGCACCAACATAAACGGAGCTGAATAACTGGCATGTAAACTCGTTTTTAGGAGCCACGGTTTACCAATCTGCCACGGCCCTATCTTTTCCTGCGGCATACTCAACTTTGATTTCCATCATCGACACGGAGTAAGTTTTCCTTAACCGACTCAAGTACATATCCATAATCGAGTCGAGTCCAAAAATAGATAAATCTACCAGCTAAtctcagccatcggcacccaatcgACGGCCCAAAACCACCCACACCCCGGCCTCCCGTGCCCTCCCACCAGCCTATATCTACGCGTGCCCTCCCCCTCCTCCGATCCCTCTCTTCCACCACAACGCGCCGCCTCAACCAGGTCCGCGCACGCACGCCCGCAGGATCGATCGTCGAAAGCGCCGCGGTTCTTCGCTCCCGAGGTGCGTGCCCTTCCGCCCGAACCCTAGGTTGTTTATCCCCGTTCTCGATCTCAGCGACCGATCTATGTTTCGCGGTGGATTTCATGTGTTGTCGGTTTCGATGATTTGTGCCCGATAGATGTCGGATGCGGTTTTAGATGTCATAGTTTTCCTGGGAATAGAGTAGATCGTTTGTCTTGCAGATTGGGGAGTTTGCGCCGGGGTTATGTTTAGATTAGGTTTTAGGGGATTGAATCTAGGGTTGTGCAAACTATGTGCTAGGGATTGTGCAAACTATAGTTTTCCTGGAAATAGAGGATATCGCTTCTCTTGCAGATTGGGGAGTTTGCGCCGGGATTATGTTGGGATTAGGTGTTAGGGGATTGAATTAGGGTTGTGCGACTTCTGTGCTGGGAATTTGTGGAAGTAAACTAATAAGGCCCCCCACGTTTGCCAAAATTTGTTGCTGGCTCAGGATTTTATGTTGGGATCAATCTAGGGCTCTCCGAACTCTATTGATATTAACTAATAGAGAAATCGAATTTATGGCTTAGAAGTTGGTGCTGAAATTTTGTCAGTTTAACTAATATGGGAGCTGAATCTACGGTTTTCCAAATTCCATGTTGAAATTCTGTTGATATATTAACTAACAGGGAAATTCAATTTATGGTTAAGCACTAGATACTTAAAACTTGTCAGGGATTTGAAGCTATGCTGTTGTTTTTATCAAAATAAGCCCAATCTCAGCTATTGATGGCTGTTGAGTGCTTTGTTGAATCGTTTTGGTGTGGGGATAGTAGAGCTTGTTTGTCGGGACACCTGGGCGGTTCTTAGGCCAGATCTATACCAATAGCCTCCGTTTAGAGCAAGTTGGGAATTATGATTAAGGCATGTTTTGCTGGATTGCAAGAGgtttgtgaacatgtatgcatcaGTCTAAATTATGTGTGCATCTATGCCGATCTTGTTCGTACTTATTTCTTGTTTGTTTTGGGTTTTTTTCTTTTCAATCAAAGATTAATGGTCTAAAACGGTGTGCAGATTAGGTTTTAAAACGGATCAAATAATAATCTTTGTCGGGCGGATATAACAAGGCCTACCACCACCCCAGGAGTGCCCTCGTGCAACAGGcaaaaagttctttctttttgttcTATGTTGTTTGGTCTCTTTTGCAGTTGCAGGGGGAGAAACACTAACATTCTAGTTGCAGAAACACATTCATCTCTTTCCTTCTGGCTTTAACCGATTTGAGCGGTGTGCAGATTTAGGTTAAAAAACTGATCAATATAGGAGCAAGATCTTGTCCTGACGAGGCCTTTAGTAGATAATAATTCTTTTGGCCTTCTTTCTATTCAGTTTGTTCTCTTAATATTAACACTTTTGAATAAGTGTGCAGATTAGGTTAAAAAGGAACTGCGATTAGGGTTTTTGTACAAGAGCTTG
This Lolium perenne isolate Kyuss_39 chromosome 1, Kyuss_2.0, whole genome shotgun sequence DNA region includes the following protein-coding sequences:
- the LOC127327573 gene encoding uncharacterized protein, which produces MRFTASPVVELPVGGAVLSFEQDNDSFEVGTSVWNSSLVLVKFAERCLRDPALPFADALRFPGTRAIELGSGCGPAGMGLSRLGLADLVLTDIAAVLPALRRNLRRNRCHLARAPRLAQLHWNCPAHLAQLASPRRFDLVVAADVVYVQESVPHLVAAMDALADAERGVVLLGYQIRSPEAHQAFWEAVPAAFPVIEKVPREHLDPDYAFEESDVFILRRRPRQ